In Gimesia benthica, a single window of DNA contains:
- a CDS encoding ABC transporter permease has translation MMLALKDIRHNVGRFALTTVGIGLLLMIVMGMGGIYRGVIEDATLLIDRVGADLWVVQKSTRGPFAEISRVPPNLVHRVQAVPGVRVAREFVYHTVQRERAGKPLRIAVMGLSWPVDKGEWLPLTAGRHLSQNHFEMIADESLRIPVGSRIELGKETYHVVGTTKNLISSNGDGIAFVTVQDAQAIQFDIPGEAVRLERASRESRGEEFEAAMKQPALLDNAGRPTGELPAVARPQLSAVMVTLSPGANAKEVVQIIGGWSDVSVYTQDGQRELLLRGSVEKIKRQIGLFRVLLTIIAAIIMALILYTLTLDKIHSIALLKLIGAPNRVILGLILQQALLLGGIGFGIAYLLGQRVFPLFPRRVIITNEDVLQLAVIVLGISIASSILGIWKAMRVSPNEALS, from the coding sequence ATGATGCTTGCTCTCAAGGACATTCGCCACAATGTCGGTCGCTTCGCCTTAACGACAGTAGGTATTGGACTACTGCTCATGATCGTCATGGGGATGGGGGGCATATACCGAGGCGTGATTGAAGATGCCACGTTGCTGATCGACCGAGTGGGGGCGGATCTGTGGGTTGTTCAGAAGAGTACCAGAGGACCGTTTGCTGAGATCTCCCGTGTGCCGCCAAATCTTGTCCATCGAGTGCAGGCGGTTCCCGGCGTCCGAGTGGCCCGTGAATTTGTGTACCATACGGTTCAGCGGGAGCGAGCAGGTAAGCCGCTCCGAATCGCCGTCATGGGACTGAGTTGGCCCGTGGACAAAGGAGAGTGGTTGCCACTCACGGCAGGAAGGCATCTTTCTCAGAATCACTTCGAGATGATCGCCGATGAATCTCTGAGAATTCCAGTTGGCAGCCGGATCGAACTCGGGAAAGAAACGTATCATGTCGTCGGCACCACGAAGAATCTCATCAGTTCAAATGGCGATGGAATTGCTTTTGTGACCGTACAGGATGCTCAGGCAATTCAGTTTGACATTCCCGGCGAAGCGGTTCGCCTCGAACGTGCGTCCCGTGAATCACGTGGCGAAGAGTTTGAAGCCGCCATGAAACAACCAGCTTTGCTCGACAATGCTGGACGACCAACCGGAGAACTTCCCGCCGTGGCCCGTCCTCAATTGAGTGCAGTGATGGTCACGCTCAGTCCGGGGGCCAACGCAAAAGAAGTCGTGCAAATCATTGGGGGATGGAGTGATGTCTCAGTGTACACGCAGGATGGTCAGCGGGAACTGCTATTACGGGGTTCTGTTGAAAAGATCAAACGGCAGATTGGCTTATTTCGAGTCCTTTTGACGATTATCGCTGCGATCATCATGGCACTGATCTTGTACACGCTGACGCTCGACAAGATTCACTCGATTGCCCTACTCAAACTGATCGGAGCACCCAATAGAGTCATTCTTGGACTGATTCTGCAACAGGCGTTATTGCTCGGTGGAATCGGCTTCGGAATTGCCTATCTACTGGGCCAAAGAGTCTTTCCACTCTTTCCTCGTCGAGTCATCATCACCAACGAAGATGTATTACAGCTTGCCGTTATCGTACTGGGGATTTCAATCGCTTCGAGTATTCTGGGGATCTGGAAAGCAATGCGAGTCTCTCCCAATGAGGCTCTGTCATGA
- a CDS encoding efflux RND transporter periplasmic adaptor subunit — protein MSEQNAGLKLGWLWKLGRWPVLAIIMGGIVYQIKFAPMSVQGISPTRKTVVSEVMGTGTLEARVSTTISPKIAGRIGEVLVDQGDKVERGKLLVRLDDEELQQQVEIALANVEAANAALGRLLADKKRTIAVLEQSQRHHDRVQSLKVKNVTTQDDVDRAVESLAVATADMTRAEAAITEGQKSLLAAEKTLEYHRARLADTLIKAPFAGLVVERQREAGDIAVPGSAVLTLISTDVLWISAWVDETEMSKLSVDQPARIVFRSQPEQNFPGTVIRLSRQADRETRELVVDVQVSELPENWAIGQRAEVYIETHRQNNALTIPLIALHRRDNIEGVFVNEDGNARWKALTLGVHGREVVEVQSGLSERDVVLLVPTDVTPLTEGRRVQVR, from the coding sequence ATGAGTGAACAGAATGCAGGTTTGAAACTTGGCTGGTTATGGAAGCTGGGACGCTGGCCCGTCCTAGCAATCATTATGGGCGGTATCGTCTACCAGATAAAATTTGCACCGATGAGCGTTCAAGGGATCTCTCCTACTCGCAAAACTGTTGTGTCGGAGGTCATGGGAACCGGAACGCTTGAGGCTCGGGTCTCCACGACGATCAGCCCAAAGATAGCCGGGCGGATCGGTGAAGTCCTCGTGGATCAGGGGGACAAGGTCGAGCGAGGAAAGTTGCTTGTACGGCTCGATGACGAAGAACTCCAGCAACAGGTTGAGATTGCTTTAGCGAACGTGGAAGCGGCGAATGCCGCACTTGGAAGGCTCTTGGCTGACAAGAAAAGAACGATTGCGGTGCTAGAGCAGTCACAGAGGCATCATGATCGTGTGCAGTCACTCAAAGTAAAGAACGTTACGACACAGGATGATGTGGATCGAGCCGTTGAATCGCTGGCGGTGGCGACGGCGGATATGACACGGGCTGAAGCCGCCATTACCGAGGGGCAGAAAAGTCTGCTCGCCGCCGAGAAAACACTCGAATATCACCGGGCACGGCTGGCGGACACGCTGATTAAAGCTCCATTCGCTGGGCTAGTTGTAGAGCGTCAGAGAGAGGCGGGTGATATTGCTGTTCCCGGCAGTGCGGTCTTGACGCTAATTTCCACAGACGTCCTGTGGATTTCCGCATGGGTCGATGAAACTGAGATGTCGAAGCTGAGCGTCGATCAGCCCGCACGCATTGTGTTCCGCTCCCAACCGGAGCAAAACTTCCCCGGAACCGTGATTCGGCTTAGCAGACAGGCGGATCGAGAGACTCGGGAGCTTGTTGTGGATGTTCAAGTCTCCGAGTTACCTGAGAATTGGGCCATCGGTCAACGGGCCGAAGTCTACATCGAAACTCACCGACAAAACAATGCCTTAACAATACCGTTGATCGCTCTCCATCGTCGTGACAATATCGAAGGAGTCTTTGTAAATGAGGACGGGAATGCCCGCTGGAAAGCGTTGACACTCGGTGTGCATGGGCGAGAGGTTGTCGAAGTGCAATCAGGGCTGTCGGAGCGTGATGTAGTTTTGCTGGTGCCGACTGACGTGACACCCCTTACCGAAGGGCGGAGGGTCCAAGTTCGATGA